Part of the Pseudomonas abietaniphila genome is shown below.
ATCCTTTTCGAGCGTGTGCTGCCAGAGGCCGAAAGCCTGGTGGTTGACGTATTGCGCGAGGTCAAGGCCAGCGGTCACGGCGCGGCGCTGGCGACAGTCATTGGTTCGCACAATGAACGGCAGGTCGCTGTGGGTGAACGTGTCGCATTGTCTCCGTCGAGCGGGTTACGCACGCAGGTGCATGAACGCTGGCTGGCGCAGGCGATCGCTGAAGATTTGCGCGCGGTCCTTGATGCCCGTCGCTCTGCCACTCGCACGTACGAAGGGGCGGGCGGGGAAATCGAAGTGCTGCTGGAATACATTCCGGCGCCGCGCAGGTTGGTGGTGTTTGGGGCCGGCCATGATGCTTCTCCGCTGGTGAGCATGGCGCGCTTGCAGGGCTGGCACATCACGGTGATCGATGCGCGCCCGCATTTCGCCCGTGCTCAGCGCTTTCCCGAAGCGGACCGGGTGTTGGCGGCGCCGCTAGAACCCTTGCCCGATGTCGCCGCGATGGTGGCGGATGCTGCTGTTGTGGTGATGACCCACAGCCTCACGCAGGATCGTCACTGGCTTGGGCAGGTTTTGAACTGCGCACCGCGCTACATCGGGCAACTGGGGCCGCGCAGCCGTACCGAGCGTTTGCTCGATGAGATGCCTGCTCAGCTGCGCGGAGGCCAGGCGTTTTCCGTCCTGCATTTCCCGGTCGGCCTGGACCTGGGAGGCGATACGCCGGACAGCGTGGCGTTGTCGATCCTGTCGGAGATCAACGCCGTGTTCAACGGCCGCGCCGGCGCCATGCTCAAGCACCGCGAGGCGAGCATTCATGCGGTGGACGTGAAGCTTGAGCAGGAGCCGGGGTTGCGGATGATCGGGTGAGCTGGGCTGCAGCCCCCTCGCACGTCACCCGCCGATCT
Proteins encoded:
- a CDS encoding XdhC family protein gives rise to the protein MNDLSSLLAALDRAQAGRQETVIATVVKVEGSAYRRPGARMVVAQLGEATGTVSGGCLESDVSKKAWWLTASGKPSIRTYSTGEDDDELEEAELSFGLGCNGTVHILFERVLPEAESLVVDVLREVKASGHGAALATVIGSHNERQVAVGERVALSPSSGLRTQVHERWLAQAIAEDLRAVLDARRSATRTYEGAGGEIEVLLEYIPAPRRLVVFGAGHDASPLVSMARLQGWHITVIDARPHFARAQRFPEADRVLAAPLEPLPDVAAMVADAAVVVMTHSLTQDRHWLGQVLNCAPRYIGQLGPRSRTERLLDEMPAQLRGGQAFSVLHFPVGLDLGGDTPDSVALSILSEINAVFNGRAGAMLKHREASIHAVDVKLEQEPGLRMIG